A region from the Pseudonocardia petroleophila genome encodes:
- a CDS encoding NosD domain-containing protein, translating to MTLARLLVVPLAAALLLALPSVGSAAPPSTRACSGGTLVSDAAGLTRALAAAGPGSVVRLAPGTYTGTFVARGAGTATRPVVLCGPRTAVLTAGTTATGYTLHLDGARYWQVSGFTVRGGQKGVMADATRDSRIEGLLVEGTGDEALHLRRNSSDNAVRNNVIRDAGSRTPAVGEGIYVGTAQSNWCTYTACRPDRSDRNLIEGNDISATRAESVDLKEGTTGGILRNNRFTGTGMTDADSWVDVKGNGWTISGNVGTTAPTDGFQLHRILDGWGLDNVFSGNTATVNGPGYGINLSTNKDRNRVTCTNRAVGAARGTANVPCR from the coding sequence ATGACGCTCGCCCGCCTGCTCGTCGTCCCGCTCGCCGCGGCGCTGCTGCTCGCGCTCCCCTCGGTGGGGAGCGCGGCGCCGCCGTCGACGCGGGCGTGCTCCGGCGGGACGCTCGTCTCCGACGCCGCGGGCCTCACCCGGGCGCTGGCCGCGGCCGGGCCCGGGTCGGTGGTCCGGCTGGCCCCGGGCACCTACACCGGCACCTTCGTCGCCCGCGGGGCCGGGACGGCGACCCGGCCGGTCGTGCTGTGTGGGCCCCGCACCGCCGTCCTCACCGCGGGCACGACGGCCACCGGGTACACCCTGCACCTCGACGGGGCGCGGTACTGGCAGGTCAGTGGGTTCACCGTGCGCGGCGGGCAGAAGGGCGTGATGGCCGACGCCACCCGCGACAGCCGCATCGAGGGCCTGCTCGTCGAGGGCACCGGCGACGAGGCGCTGCACCTGCGCCGCAACAGCTCCGACAACGCGGTGCGCAACAACGTCATCCGCGACGCCGGCTCCCGGACGCCTGCGGTGGGGGAGGGCATCTACGTCGGCACCGCGCAGAGCAACTGGTGCACCTACACCGCCTGCCGGCCGGACCGCAGCGACCGCAACCTCATCGAGGGCAACGACATCTCCGCGACGCGCGCCGAGTCCGTCGACCTCAAGGAGGGCACGACCGGCGGGATCCTGCGCAACAACCGGTTCACCGGGACCGGGATGACCGACGCGGACTCCTGGGTCGACGTGAAGGGCAACGGCTGGACCATCAGCGGCAACGTCGGCACCACGGCCCCGACCGACGGCTTCCAGCTCCACCGGATCCTCGACGGGTGGGGGCTGGACAACGTCTTCAGCGGCAACACCGCCACCGTCAACGGCCCCGGGTACGGGATCAACCTCTCGACCAACAAGGACCGCAACCGCGTGACCTGCACGAACAGGGCCGTCGGTGCGGCCAGGGGAACGGCCAACGTGCCCTGCCGGTAG
- a CDS encoding 3-methyladenine DNA glycosylase: MRVLDEPTWRGRAAAHRARVEVWTVPHRERRRRGEAHPVMDFLFTYYSLRPVRLEQWEPGLGVALRGGEDRPGRVRDGDAVHLDPAALPERLTGTARFVRALLDATASRPPRLGCFGLHEWAMVYRTDAPRHGAVPLRLGSAGTDAVVESLPVYCTHHDAFRFFTAAAVPRNALTPTREAQVDNEQPGCLHATMDLYKWAYKLSPATPSELLADCFALAVDVRELDMRASPYDLADLGYPPVRIETPAGRAEYARAQAGFAERAAPLRRRLVEVCDLVAPPSS; the protein is encoded by the coding sequence GTGCGGGTGCTCGACGAACCGACGTGGCGCGGCCGGGCCGCCGCCCACCGCGCCCGCGTGGAGGTCTGGACCGTCCCGCACCGGGAGCGCCGCCGCCGCGGCGAGGCCCACCCCGTCATGGACTTCCTGTTCACCTACTACTCGCTGCGCCCCGTGCGGCTGGAGCAGTGGGAGCCGGGCCTGGGCGTGGCCCTGCGCGGGGGCGAGGACCGGCCGGGCCGGGTCCGCGACGGCGACGCCGTGCACCTCGACCCCGCCGCCCTGCCCGAGCGGCTGACCGGCACCGCGCGGTTCGTCCGGGCCCTGCTCGACGCCACCGCGTCGCGCCCGCCGCGGCTGGGCTGCTTCGGGCTGCACGAGTGGGCGATGGTGTACCGCACCGACGCGCCCCGCCACGGCGCCGTCCCGCTGCGGCTGGGATCCGCGGGCACCGACGCGGTCGTCGAGTCGCTGCCGGTGTACTGCACCCACCACGACGCGTTCCGCTTCTTCACCGCGGCCGCGGTGCCCCGCAACGCGCTCACCCCCACCCGGGAGGCGCAGGTGGACAACGAGCAGCCGGGCTGCCTGCACGCCACCATGGACCTCTACAAGTGGGCCTACAAGCTCTCCCCCGCCACCCCGTCGGAGCTGCTGGCCGACTGCTTCGCCCTCGCCGTCGACGTCCGCGAGCTCGACATGCGCGCGAGCCCGTACGACCTCGCCGATCTCGGCTACCCCCCGGTCCGCATCGAGACCCCGGCCGGGCGGGCCGAGTACGCCCGCGCCCAGGCCGGGTTCGCCGAGCGGGCCGCTCCCCTGCGGCGTCGCCTCGTCGAGGTCTGCGACCTCGTCGCCCCGCCCTCCTCCTGA